The stretch of DNA ATTATAGGGGTCCCTACTTATTGCATGTGAGAGGGTACGTGGCGCCGAGATTGGGCGCCACCAGGTGGCGCTAACTCATTTTCCAAAAAATAATTACGTTGTTGTCGTAGTTGTTAAAAATCAATTACCTTATATCTCATTTACTAAGTCATAATGTGCGTCTCATTACGATCGTTTTGATAATAATTAGGATCGATTCTAACGTGAACTGTTGTCCTTGAAACCGTCTTATCCCGAATCGAAATTAGGGTGTTCATTATTCGGTTCAGACATGAACCGGAACCGGAATTAAAATTGCGATCAGGTCTCCGGTCCAAGCTTAATTTTTATGGATTCCAGTACGGAGGTTGTGTAATCCTGGGATTGATTATTGTCAGAAAAAATATAAGGCAAATTCGACTTTAGGCAGTGATATTCATCACACCACAAACATTCTCATCCATTTCAAAGATAAGCTCTTTCTTTTACCTTTTGCTATTTGTCGATtgccagttttttttttttttttgccagctGTAAATAAAGAGTTCTTATACAGATGCCATttgactcatttggtcaaatgcaCTTATTTTACTAAAACGATAAACTAAAACAACAATGTAAAAGTAACGGCATCGGGCATCATAAGAGTGTTGATGGCGGACGGACGGCTGGAAACGTGAATCAACTTCAACATCCACGACATACTTGAAGTGACGATCACATGTGGCCAAAAGATCAAACAACTCTTTACTCATCTTAATGAACTGAGCttcggagaaatacctgcaacaagacacaaAAATGTATCTCGGAGATTCATCCCCTTGGCTGTGATACAGATTATCTAGAAACCAACGAGACCTTTGACCCATCGAGAAAGACcaaagtgcacttacgccacGAGGACGTAGAAAGAAAAGGTGGAATGTAGACCAGGATAGCCTACCTCCAGAGGAGATATGATAGAATTCTTGGAATTCATCATGATGATCACAACGAAAGACTATAGAGATTGCAGAGAGAGAGAGAACTTGCAGAGAGAGTTTGTGAGAGAAAGTATTTTGTATATTGAATGAATGATCAATTGTATCTTACATAGGAGGATTGGACTTCCTTATATACTACTAACTAACCGACTTAGGTTGTTAGTTAGTTAGGAAATCTATAGTTTGTTACAATTGGTATAACTAACTAACTTACACCTAACTTATAACTAACTTGGTGTGAATAGTAGGTTTATATTCCAacaccccccctcaagttggagggtGTATGACAATGCAGACCCAACTTGGATTGTAGTTGCTGATGTTGAGGACCTGAATGTGCTTTTGTGAATAAATCTGCAGGTTGGTGTAAGGTGGGAATGTAAGACAAACTAATTAATCCTTCTGCTAACTTCTCACGAACAAAGTGGCAATCCAAATCAATGTGTTTGGTGCGTTCGTGGAAAACGGGGTTCTTGGCGATATGTATGGCAGCTTGACTGTCACATTTGACAGGAATGGACTTAATGTTAGGAACTTCCATTTCAGTGAGTAACCTGCTAAGCCATGAAAGTTCAGCAGTAATTCTTCGAAGGGACCTGTATTCTGCTTCTGCTGAGGAAAGGGAAACAGTTTGTTGTTTCTTTGATTTCCATGAAATCAAACTACCCCccaagaaaacaaggaaaccaCTTACTGATCTTCTAGTCTGAGGGCATGCTGCCCAATCAGCATCACAAAAACCTTCCAAACAATATCCAGGCTTGTTGTTGAGTAGTATACCTTGAGAAATATCCTTTGCTAAATATTTTAGGACATGTGTGGCTGCTGTCCAGTGAGAATCCCTTGGAAAGGCCATGAATTGACTTAATAATTGGACTGAAAAGGCAATATCAGGCCTGGTGTGGGTGAGAAAATTCATCTTCCCAACTAACTTTCTGTAATCCTCTGGTTTATCAAGTAAGTTGCCTGCTTCTGCAGTCAATTTGACAGAAGGATCCAATGGACTAGCAGCTGGTTTGCAATGTAGATACCCAAACTCTTGCAATAATTCCGTGGTAAATTTTTGTTGAGTTACTGCAACTCCATTACTTAGGTGCTGAAACTCAAGACCTAGAAAGTAATTAAGTCTTCCCAAGTCCTTGATCTTGAAAGTGTTGTCCAAGTAAAGTTTTAAATCTGTAATTGCTTGCTCATCATTGCAAACAACCAAGATATCATCTACATAGATGGCCAGGAAAACTACCTTCCCATTTGTCTTTTTGGTGAAGAGAGAGTAGTCATTTTTAGACTGTTGGAAACCCTGAAGCTTTAAAGCTTGGCATAGCTTGGCATTCCATTGCCTAGAGGCTTGTTTTAATCCATACAAAGACTTTTGCAATTTGCAAACCATGCTCTTATCCTTAATGTTCAGATCTTGTGGGATCTTCATGTAGACTTCTTCATGCAAATCCCCATGGAGAAACGCATTATTGACATCTAACTGAGACATGGACCACCCTTTCTTAACAGCTACTGCAATTAGACTCCTTATTGTGGTCATCTTCACAACTGAGGAGAAAGTTTCTGTGTAATCAATCCCTTCTCTCTGTGTGTATCCTTTAACAACCAGACGAGCTTTGTATCTCTCTATGCTGCCATCTGCCTTATGCTTAACTTTGAAGACCAATTTGCTTGCTATTGCATTCTTGCCAGCAGGTAAAGGAACAATGTCCCAAGTATTGTTCTTCTCCAAGGCTTGAAATTCAGCTGCAATGGCCTCTTGCCACTCAGGGAAAGCAGCTGCTTCACTGTAACTCTTTGATTATTGGATGGGCAAGGCAACTTCTAAACCTGTGGCTGTCATAAAAGCAGAAGACATACAAGCATACACAGGCACACTCTGGGACTCACAGAGTGAGGTTAAAGTGTGACAGCAATATTCTGAAGACATAGCAGCGCATTGCAACTGGTCTTAGGCAAAGTACAGACATAATGCTGTAGATAGGATGGGGTTTTTGATGGTCTCGTTGACTGTCTAGGTGCAGCAGTCACAGGTGTGCTATTACTGACAGGAGTTGTAGAATCATGAGTAGTATTATGGATGTCATTACTGACAGTAGAGTTTGTGGTGTTAGTGACAGATGCTGTTGTATTATTTAAATTAGAAACAGTTGAACTGTTTGTTTGTATATCAGCATTATCATCAACAGGCAAAGGTACAAAATTATTCATTGTTTCTTGAACATATGGAAAGATATTCTCATGAAAAACAACATCCCTAGAAATCATAATAGCATGATTATCTAGGTTTAAAAGTTTGTATGCTTTCTTACCAAAAGGATACCCTAAAAGTACACATTTAGATGCTCTTGGAGAAAATTTATCCCTGCCTGGTTTAGGGGTAGAAGCATAGACTAAACAACCAAATGCACGCATATGACTGAGATCAGGTTTCTTGCCAAATAATAATTGAAAAGGTGACATAAATCTCAAGATTTTACTAGGAAATCTGTTTATGATATATGTAGCAGTCAAGATGCAATCTCCCCAATACTTAGTTGGTAAATTAGATTGGAATTTAAGTGCTCTTGCTGTTTCTAAAAGATGCTTGTGCTTCCTTTCtacaacaccattttgttgtggtgtatGAAAACAAGAAGTTTGATGGTTTATGCCTTTATCAAGAAGAAACTGTGCAGGGTAATTACCAGATCCAAGCTCAATAGCATTGTCAGACCTAATGATTTTTACTCTTTTGTTAAACTGAGTCTCAACCATATTCAGACATAGGAAAAGCATTACTTTTACATGATAGCAAATATGTCCAAGTACAACGAGAGAAATCATCAACAATTGTGAGAAAATACTTATaaccattgtaagtagaagtgtgaTATGGACCCCATAGGTCAATGTGCAGCAACTCAAAAGAAGAAAAAGATACTGAAGTACTAACATTAAAGGACAACCTATGCTGTCTAGCCTGAGCACAAATTGAACAGGACCTCAATTTATGTTCAGAATCAGAAGAAATTTCAAACTGTAAATGCTTTAACATGTAAAGTGGTAAGTGACCTAGTCTATTATGCCAAATATTACAGCTAACTGTGGAAGTGACAGCATTAACAACAGCAGTTTCTTGAGCTTGTGCAATGTTAGCAGCACCAATTTTATTCTGTTCAGCATGGAGCAAATACAAATCATGTTGATTATTACCAAGGATCAAGGGCTTCGTGGAAGAGTCCTGCAAATAACAGACAGTAGGAGTAAAGCTCACTACTGATCCTAGTTGTTTACTTAATTTACTGATTGATAACAAGTTAAATTTGAAACATGGAACATATAGAACATTCTGCAAGGTAATGTGCCCATTCAAATAAACTGAACCTATTGTATCAATCTTAACAATTTGACCATTTGGTAATGAAATAGAAAATGGTCTAGGAAGTAATCTAAAATCAGAGAACATGGCTTTGTTAAAGCACATATGGTCACTAGCCCCAGAATCAAGTATCCAAGTATTGCAATGCATATCATCATGTGATTTTGATAAAGAATCAGAATTGGAATTAGTGTAAGACAAGATGTTACCTGCAAAATTCGCAGAAGAAGTGGAAATATCAGAAGTATTGTCTTGCAAAGCCTGAGGAGTAGAACCTTGATTGATGGGGCCATTAGTAACAGCAGCATTAGTGGCATACCCTGAATTGGTGGCTTGAAAATTTCCTTGATCACTGCTTTGCCCTTGATAAGCATTTCCAGCAAATCTTCTATTCCTATTCATCAAGTGATGACACTTTTCAACAGTGTGTCCATATTTCTTACAGTAGTTGCAGAATGGTGGCTTGTTCTCAGATGTATCATCAGCAacgttctttcctttgtagttgTTCTTGAAATTGTTGTTGCCTGGAGCATTACCATTCCTTCTGTTATTCTGGAAATTGTTGATGTTGCCTTGTTGATTAGTCTGATTTTGGTTTCTGTAACCAGAATTGTAGCCAGAGTTGTTCCAAGAATTGTTTCTGTTCTGGTAGTTGTTTCTGGCATAAAGTGCAGCAGATTCCATCTGAACTTGAGATGAACTATGAATTTCCCTTTGACGCTCTTCTTGAAGCAAATAGTTATAGACAGAAGCCATCTTTGGAAGTGGGTTTTGCATAAGAATTGTCCCACGAATCACTGAATAAGAATCATTTAGACTCATAAGAAATTGAATCACCTTCTAATCTTCCTGAAATTTGATCTGCTTGACTTTAGCACCACAGTCACATTGGCAAGAACATTTTGGATTCATTCCCATACTATCAACTTCATCCCAAATTGATTTAATCTTTGTAAAAGCTGTAACAATGTTGTCTGTACCCTGAGAAAAATCGTTCAACTTCTTGTGATGAACCCCATACAATTGTGCACCATTGGACTGACCAAATCTTGCTTCAAGTTCTTCTCATGCCTCCTGTGCAGTGTTACAATACAGCACAGAATCTGCAATTTCAGGTGTTAAAGATGACAAAATCCAGGAGAAAACAATGTCATTACATCGCTGCCAATTCTTGGCTGTTGCAGAGTTTGCTGCAGGTTGAGTGATGCTACCATCAATGAATCCTATCTTGTTTTTAGCAGATAGAGCAATTAGCATCCCTCTACGCCAATTCCCAAAACCAGAGCCACCAAAAGGTGTATTAACCAATTTGATACCAGGAACATCAGTGTTATGAATGTAGTGCGGATCATCAATGTTAATGGCGTTGTTTGCAGGAGTTTCAGGCATGTTGTTCAATATAAAAGACAGTTTTGTTCAAGAAAATTTGGAAGTGAGAAACGTATGATGATGAGTTTGCAGatatgaagaaaaagaaaagaaaagaaatgatgAGTGATTGAAGATGTATGCGGAAGCAAAGAAAAGATAAACAGAAACAGGATCAGATTAATGatcctgctctgataccatgatagaattCTTGGAATTCATCATGATGATCACAACGAAAGACTATAGAGAttgcagagagagagagagagaacttGCAGAGAGAGTTTGTGAGAGAAAGTATTTTGTATATTGAATGAATGATCAATTATATCTTACATAGGAGGATTGGACTTCCTTATATACTACTAACTAACCGACTTAGGTTGTTAGTTAGTTAGGAAATCTATAGTTTGTTACAATTGGTATAACTAACTAACTTACACCTAACTTATAACTAACTTGGTGTGAATAGTAGGTTTATATTCCAACAAGATAAAACACCTACACTTAGGAAAACAGTCCTTACTTAAATCATTTGTTTATCCGTACTTTTGTCACAAAGATTAAGAAAGGAGAACTAAAAGGAACTGTTTGTAATTTAAATCAGTAATAACATGTAATTTTACCAAAACAATGACAAGTGGATCAAAATTGATATATAGAAGATCAAATTATTCATTAACTTTTTTAGAATTTATTTTTCTCAATTACCTAGAGCATTGATTTTGATCGCTAGAATAGATAGTCACTTATAACATGAGTGTAATTTCCAACATATTAGATAATCacgtcattttatttatttatcactCTATATTTGTATATCTCATCACTGGATTTAATTATATAAAATTGATATTCAACTTAATAAATCTACAAAGCAGACGCCATTTAATTAATGGTATAAAATTAATGATTTATCTATTTAATGATCCAAGTTGAAATATCATCCATATACCAATCTCCCAAATTAAATGGCTTCCAGAACGTGGGTTGCGTAAATCATGGGGAGAAAAAAATGCTTTTTAAATCTTAACTTTCAACTAAAGGCTGACACATCAGCTCCGTGATTGTTTGTTTAATAAATAGGATGTAAAGCAAGTTGTGCATTGCCAGTGCTCCATGGATCGTGGACTCATCATGGAGTATTTGAGTCTGTCTTGGATCAGGTTACTACATACCGATTACAAATATTAACCTGATCCAAAATAGACTACTCAAGTACTCAACGATCTCGTTTAATCAATTAGATCAACTAATATATAGTTGAATACTTTAATTAGTTTATCTAATTAAGCTAACTAAATAATCGAGTTTTAGAAGATGTGAATGAAATAATATTAAACGAACTAGAAATATATAGTTTTTTTTTACTGTATATTCTGATCAAATCAAATAGAGGTGGTTGGGACAAAAAATACAATGACaaattttttaccaatttggctaATTTGCCATCAAATAAGTGTACAACATacaatcacaaattcttatttaagacggacATATACGTCTTAAGCATTAAGAGGGTCAAATAGGTGGATGAGACAAGAAGCAGAATGTCTAGAAAATGACAAATTCTTATCCCATTCAGCTATATGAGCCTATGAGgtagtatttgacccgttttacaCTTAAGACAAACATTAACGTCTTAAGTGAGACCAACCAAAATACAATCATAAAATCCAACATGGTTAAAAGAAAAATAACAAAGTAGAAAGCAAACTCGACTCAAAATAGAAATGAAACTTTTGACAATAAATTTCCAGAAATGCATTTGCCACTAGGACCAATGTCGTTATTGTTTGAGCATTTTAGACGCCCACAACAGTTGTCATCTAAGAAGCAAAATCCCCCTTCCTTATTACAAAGTGCTGAAAGGTCTGTTGGAGTATGTAAGTAAAACAGTTAGTTATTCTGTTATAATAAGTAGTTAAGAGTTAGTTATTACTAATCATTGTAGAATTAGGATTAGCTGTATGTTGTCCTATATTATCAATACAATTCTAAACCACTGCACCAAAAAAAAGCATTGATGCTGAAATTACTGATGGTTGGAAAGCTTACCATTTGACCAGCATTCGCCTTCAAATAAACTACCAGTAGGAAAGCATGTCAATCCAGCACAGCAACCATAAAATGTTGGAATTTTGAGTCACTAAGCACTCAAAAATACTCAAGTTGTGGCCCATTTACTTTAGCTTAATGGAGTCAAAAGATGGACTCAAACTGCCCTACTTTGTCTCCCCACTTCTTCAGCCAACCACCCACTCACCCTATATTCTAACTGATCTTTGATGGCAAGATTAGTATAAATGGAGCACCAATTCTGATTCATAAGGTCACCAAACCTACTCTCCCTTAAGTAAATATACACCATCTAAATCAGTGAGAAGGAGGGTTCGGAACCGAAATCAGAAAAGGCACACTAAGCAGACGGGTTTTTACAGCAGCAAAGGTTTATATCGGAAACGGGTTTATTTCTTTATTCGGGTTTAAAGTCGTTCAGAATACCGATAAGCAATGGCTGGAGGTTTTAATTCTCGATCCTTAATTTATCGCTTCCGCTTTCAGTTTATTGTATGTTTATTTCAGTATATTAAACATGCATATTAAGTATAAAGAActtacatttggtatcagagcagtTTATCGCCTCTGTCTTGCTTGTTGATTTCCGACTTCAGTTTTCCGTCCGTGATATAATGAATCTGCTAATCTCGTTTTTGCCATTAAATTCTGGAAATTTTTTTGTTGGGTTTTTCTGGAATTAATGGAGGAAGACGGGAGGTAGGGGATGAAGTTTTGCTCAATTTTGATTTTCTGGGTTTGGTTTTGTGCGTCTGTCATGAGGTTGGAGAAGAAGGCATGAATGACTTTGTCTTATATTCTTTTCAATTAATTTGTAACTATATATGTATAGTTGTTTCACTGTGTCCTTTGTTTGCCTTGGGACATGCGCACATGCAGTATGGCATCCAACACCCATTTGTTTATTTAATT from Silene latifolia isolate original U9 population chromosome 10, ASM4854445v1, whole genome shotgun sequence encodes:
- the LOC141608617 gene encoding uncharacterized protein LOC141608617 is translated as MPETPANNAINIDDPHYIHNTDVPGIKLVNTPFGGSGFGNWRRGMLIALSAKNKIGFIDGSITQPAANSATAKNWQRCNDIVFSWILSSLTPEIADSVLYCNTAQEGTDNIVTAFTKIKSIWDEVDSMGMNPKCSCQCDCGAKVKQIKFQED